From the Trifolium pratense cultivar HEN17-A07 linkage group LG4, ARS_RC_1.1, whole genome shotgun sequence genome, the window GAGTTGAATGAAAAAGATACCACAGGTTTGAGTAGCTCTTCTATGATTTCCTGTGCTTGCCTCAACCTTAATTCAACAACATTGACAGGTAGTTCAGCTTCAATCAATATGTGCAATGGTTCATTCAAGTGCTCAAATCCTGGCCTTCCCCTCAACAACTCTTCCTTTATATTAACAAAAGTAAAGTCACAGttacaaataatatattgtttgtagaagaagaaaaaagataagATACGAAaattgaaaacagcttataaagaGTGGCACTTTCACCTTACAAATTCGttttgtaagaatgagttatgtcaaataaaaaaagttaatatgaTATCAGAGCCTATCAATTCAGGTCATTCATCATATTATCTATGCACCGAGATCAATATTGTTGAGCAACTCAATATAAAAGCCTAATAGTGTGATCACAAATTAGGTTTTGTGGAGATGCAAAACAATCTTTTAAGGAAGAGAAGTTACCTTATCAAAGTCTTTTATTGAACCTTTCCCTCTGATAAATACGCGGCAACCTGTAGTAGCCTCCACTCGCTTAAGCGAATTACCCCTTGGGCCAAGAAGCCTCCCAACAAAGTTGAACTGAAATTTAAGCTAGCATTAATAGCTCATCATAAAAATGTCACATGAGAATTCCCAAATGATTATAAATTAAGTGTGAGAGTTGAAGAACGAAACCAAGAATTTTCATGGAAACTATTTGCAGTTCTTAGCATTCTTCTTCTACTCTCACACTTAAGACAAATGAATATGATCTCACAATTTCTAACACAGTAAAATTGATACGATCATTCTTAGAATTGGGAATTGGctagttgggcctaactcaaccctacagaattgtaaggtgaggattgccctcaccagaccatctcgcaaccgatgtgggactcttaacaatCATATTGAAAGTGCATTAAAATAATGTTTTACATATTTTACATTTGGATGGCTATCATGAGGAATATCCAAACGCAGCATCTTCTTCACAATGTGAGAATTTGAGACTGCTGGTGCTCTTTGCCAATCCACATTTAGTCCTTGTACTCCAGATAACCCCTGATGTAAGATTGGACTTAACCTCTTAGAATATAAAAGAAATGGAATGGAAATATTAGTACATCATAGAAAGAAGACATGTTATAGCTTCTCCGTTTCAAGAAAAAAAGAGTAGAACTTTTTATTGAAGATATGTCTAGTGTCTGACatgtaaagagaaaaaaagtgttcaatAATAAGTGTTCTATCTAGACACTTTTTTTATTTAGCAGAACACTTTTAGcatattttctcaaaattattatcaatgtggtatatgtatatgtatgaaTCTAATTGTCAGTGTTAAGTCCGGTGATTGTGTCAGATTGAAGAGCAATGAAGAACAATGGTCATCATTGCATAGAAGTGTAGAACAGAATTAAAAAACTTACTTCATGTGACAAACTGTTCCAGCCAGTGAAATTTTGTGTTGTATCCAAAGAAGGCATGAAACTAGTCTTGACACTTCCAAATTGAACTCTGTCATAGTCACTAAGCCCTTGGTTCTGCATCAATCCATTCTTTCCAGAAGCCCTTAAAATCTCTGATAAAAAAAGGTAATATTGAATATAagaatataaataaagtaagatttttcaacTAAAAGTTGTTAAATATGAATTGAATGGTACTAGGTAGTAAGTACTAACAAGCACATGAATTTATCAATAGgcataagaaaaatatataagagaCTAATAATTTTCATAGTGACAACTACAATTTACTGCATTTTAAAGGAGATAATAATCCTCAAGACAAAAGAGAAATGAGATACTAATCCAAGTAATTAACCAGAAAGTTGAGCTTATGAGCAATTAAGTCTGATTCAAGTGAAATGAGTTAAAACAAACATAACCTACGAAGCACGGACACAAacacggacaccggacacgacacagacactAACACGTCGtcactaataataatttgagaaaatgacatgactcaatgtaattataagtgtcggtgtcgtgtcaGTGTCGGACACTGGGACAAGACACAAACACTAACACGTCGAcaatgataataatttgagaaaatgacataatttaatgtaatcataagtgtcggtgtcgtgtcggTATCAGACACATCTAATCCGAAGgatgtccgtgcttcatagtttacataacaacaaaattagaaattctccaaaataaaaaacttcaaTATATAGATTTAGGATAACCAACCTTGGTTTAAGAGTCTAGTACATAAGGGTAAGACTTGCATGAAAGGTCCAAGCTTCTGGTATTCTGCTACCAACTCAGTTAAGTATTGGCTATACAAAacatacataaaaataataagcacTCAAAAGTTAATTAAACTCCTCGCATCATATACATATAagtattttttgtattaaccttTTAGTTCTCAGGAAAACGGCCCTAGTATGCTAGAATTTGTTCAGAGATAAataaagtctgacaaaaaattgtctcaGTCAAGAATTAAACTCGGATGCTCCTGACCGATTCAACCTTAACCGAAACTCATTAACCATATAAACTCAACCAATATGtaacatacatatatataagtAACAAAATTTCAATAATAAATATCATAATTAAGAAGAATTATAATGAGTTCCTACATGTACATAATATACCTATCAACATCAAAATTGCTTCTCATGTTTATATTTGGTGAATTGGCCCCTGATATTCCTGGTGAGGAAATCTGATTATACAAACCAGACATCAATTCAACACAACTGAAAGAGTATATAAGAAATTCAAAGGTagtaagaaagaagaaaagagggTATGTGTGGCCTGAAAATCCTGttaagaaagaaagaacaacATCATCAAACAAACACAACTGTGTTTGAGTttgatagagaaaataaaaagagaaggTAGTGGATGAAAAGAAAGGTCACAAAACTAGAAATATAGATAGAGGGCCACCTTATGTAGTAGATTGATTAGTAGTAAAAGAAAGCCTTAAagtatctctctctctctctctctctctctctctctctctctctatttgTTTATCTATCTCTCTCAagatttgttttaattgttgTTTTGTTGACTTCTGTtgcatgtgtgtgtgtgtgcagTGTTGTATATATCACTCATTGTATGTATGTTTTCTGTTTTACAGCTTAGCAAATTGATGCCTCTATGAGTAGTTTCTTTCTTCAAGAAATTATTTACTTAACTAGtacttaattaagcacttacTCCTATgtatgtttatgaaaattaactTTTGAGTGCTAAAATtgtatgttaatatttttactaaatgtgatttttaacCATTTCGATCGAAAATAACGTAAGGCTTTGTtgccgtcaaaaaaaaaaaaaccggaaGGCTCTGTCTATTACGGTAGCATTTTGTTAGTGTTGTAATGACATTTTGTTGCGGCAGTATCGGTATTTTGGTGGGATTTTTTTTCACTCtataaaaatggtaaaaaacGATAAAAGAGACTTCCTATACAGGTTTTGTCGTGGCCGTTTTTGCGGTAACAGACCTTTTTTAAAAACTACACATTTATATATAAGgtgtatttttataattaaaataactttatgttgttttcatataagctattataaagattttattgaaataaactagcttatgaaaatatgataaattgtttttataaactCTTCCAAACAATGTCATAAATACTTATATCATTAGATAAACTCAAAGAAATTAATCTATCTATAGTCTAAACAAATCAAAGATAGAAAATAAAGCTCTTCAAATCTCcttcaaaattcaattaaagAGTAGAGAGTAAAAGGCAAAGAAGCCTCAATTGAAATGATGGTAATTGAAATGATAAAGCAATTGATCATGCACGTTCCAATAAGGGTGTGTGTAGATGGATTTGGATTTATGATGTAACTTACAAAGAACAAGCATAGAGGCCACCCCTAAGGATCAATGTGGGTCACTTACTCACTGTCTCCACTCTCCATATCATGATCACATACATTATTTGGGATCTGAGTTGCCTGCAATAGCACCAATACACAATTTGTCACAGTAACAGATTTCATCTAAAATCGAACGGTTTAAATTGTATGCaataaaattaagtaaaatattTTCAGCCGTCAATTTAAAATTGGACGGTTTCGATCTATTACAACGTCCTGTAACAACGGAAAATTCAAATCCTATCatttgaaaccaaacatactcATGATTCACATAGTCTTAAATGGTCACGTATACTTGGTATTTATAACATGAATTTTTTGAAACCTAACTTACATTGTTGAGTACCAATACATTTAGGTAAATTTGAcctaaatataaattaatattaatatagaaatatGACACGACATTGaattttctataaaatatactaatacctaaaaatataaattgggTATTAGAACATTCACCTATACAAGTTCAGTGGAGTGGTTCATACTTTGGTGCAGCATATTCGAAATCTTTTGGCTTTAGATTGGCACGTTCAATTTTATCATACTTGGAGGGAGGGTAATCGTTGTGTTGATTGAGTTTCTAACTTTAGTCTCTCTTTAGATTCTTTAGTTTGTGCAAGAATGTAAATTCCTCCAAGTGAGCTCGATAAACTCATTTTTGACGATATTTTTGAGATTTGTATGACTAGAAAATATCAGCTTAATttcttaattagttttttgttGGGCCTCGTCTCTCTTTTTtaacaaagaaaacaaatattaaacttAAGTGTTTaacaaagcaaaaatataatagaGTAAAGCTtgaattctttttttctttctttcatatcTATAAACTTATAGAGGTATCAGATTATTTAATAAAGTTTGAATTATGATGATCGAAAGAAGAAATAtcttcttataaaaaaaaaagaaaagaaatatctgaatttatatttaatattcgATACGTTTTAAgtatgagtttaatttctaCGAATCgttggtgtaaaattattttacacatacattaaataatatgttgatatatcatttaataaatatgatacatcatattataaacataatatAGAATGTGTCAATGTATTATTGGATGCATctgtaaagaaaaaattgagttaatgaaaatgaagttattacttattagtaattaatcaACTTTTTTGTATGTAACAAATTTCTAGCGTTTATCTTGACAGCTTAGTGGGCGCTATTATTGATTACTGAAACCAACTTGCTAAAATTAGTTTGAAATGTCATGGCTGTTAATTAATGGCATCCCATTTGTTTACAAAACAACCTGTCACTCCCCCATTCTTGTCTTACTCGAACAACCCTACCACTGACCCACCAAAACAATTTATCTAACCAGTAtcaccataattttttttttctgacagAGTATCAccataaattattataattataatttgtttttaaccaagtaattataataattatgattattttttgatacatcagaaaataataattattatgattatgattatcagTATCATActatcatatataaaaacacACACATAACTTGGGAGATAGTtgtgtaaaaaaagaaaatccttGGGAGAGAGatcatatttgtttttattttttattttttttgtcaaataatttaTCTACTAAAATTCCACcattaaagtaaataaatggGATATCCAGGGTTTGAACCCCGACTgatgcatatataatgcaatgtctctaTCAACTAAACTAAGGTCAcataacattttgtttttatttttatttcgtCACATCCATTTTGTTGCAGAGTGTAGATAGAGATTGTGGCCTCATAGAATACTTTAGGatttgagatttacttttgttaCCATACCCATTTTATGGCGCGTTCtacgaatttatcaaaatatctcCGCCAGCTACCGCTACTTAGGTAGTGGACAGTCCTAAAAACaccatatttttataatgtctgctacttaagtagcggacgacatttttcaaaaattctcatttttataaagtCCGCTACTTAAATTGCAGAATGGTAAAATGGAAAAGGCGTAAGGTGCACGAGTAAATGGTCAGGCGACAAAAGTAATTCTCCTAGGATTTAAATAGGCtaaatgcaattttggcccATTGATTTTtacaattgtttgattttggtgTTGAGTGCCAAGAGAATTGTGTGGTTTGTCAAACCTATATACTGCAATGAGAGTATTTCTTGTTGGAAGGAACAAAATATGTGGCAGCATATAGAGCAACAAATGCTAGAGGCTGATATAGCTTCAA encodes:
- the LOC123924374 gene encoding KH domain-containing protein At3g08620-like isoform X4, producing MRSNFDVDSQYLTELVAEYQKLGPFMQVLPLCTRLLNQEILRASGKNGLMQNQGLSDYDRVQFGSVKTSFMPSLDTTQNFTGWNSLSHEGLSGVQGLNVDWQRAPAVSNSHIVKKMLRLDIPHDSHPNFNFVGRLLGPRGNSLKRVEATTGCRVFIRGKGSIKDFDKEELLRGRPGFEHLNEPLHILIEAELPVNVVELRLRQAQEIIEELLKPVDESQDIYKRQQLRELAMLNSSFREESPQLSGSLSPFTSNEMIKRAKTDQ
- the LOC123924374 gene encoding KH domain-containing protein SPIN1-like isoform X1, with the protein product MSGLYNQISSPGISGANSPNINMRSNFDVDSQYLTELVAEYQKLGPFMQVLPLCTRLLNQEILRASGKNGLMQNQGLSDYDRVQFGSVKTSFMPSLDTTQNFTGWNSLSHERLSPILHQGLSGVQGLNVDWQRAPAVSNSHIVKKMLRLDIPHDSHPNFNFVGRLLGPRGNSLKRVEATTGCRVFIRGKGSIKDFDKEELLRGRPGFEHLNEPLHILIEAELPVNVVELRLRQAQEIIEELLKPVDESQDIYKRQQLRELAMLNSSFREESPQLSGSLSPFTSNEMIKRAKTDQ
- the LOC123924374 gene encoding KH domain-containing protein SPIN1-like isoform X2; the protein is MSGLYNQISSPGISGANSPNINMRSNFDVDSQYLTELVAEYQKLGPFMQVLPLCTRLLNQEILRASGKNGLMQNQGLSDYDRVQFGSVKTSFMPSLDTTQNFTGWNSLSHEGLSGVQGLNVDWQRAPAVSNSHIVKKMLRLDIPHDSHPNFNFVGRLLGPRGNSLKRVEATTGCRVFIRGKGSIKDFDKEELLRGRPGFEHLNEPLHILIEAELPVNVVELRLRQAQEIIEELLKPVDESQDIYKRQQLRELAMLNSSFREESPQLSGSLSPFTSNEMIKRAKTDQ
- the LOC123924374 gene encoding KH domain-containing protein At3g08620-like isoform X3, which gives rise to MRSNFDVDSQYLTELVAEYQKLGPFMQVLPLCTRLLNQEILRASGKNGLMQNQGLSDYDRVQFGSVKTSFMPSLDTTQNFTGWNSLSHERLSPILHQGLSGVQGLNVDWQRAPAVSNSHIVKKMLRLDIPHDSHPNFNFVGRLLGPRGNSLKRVEATTGCRVFIRGKGSIKDFDKEELLRGRPGFEHLNEPLHILIEAELPVNVVELRLRQAQEIIEELLKPVDESQDIYKRQQLRELAMLNSSFREESPQLSGSLSPFTSNEMIKRAKTDQ